In one Triplophysa rosa linkage group LG13, Trosa_1v2, whole genome shotgun sequence genomic region, the following are encoded:
- the adra1bb gene encoding adrenoceptor alpha 1Bb encodes MMKRQNEDEDWETSFLDAREWSPVFYNYSNASELNGTGHDLLDLSRAVPLGLVLGTFIIFAVAGNILVILSVVCYRHLRSPTNYLIVNLAIADLLLGTTVLPVSATLEIVGYWVFGRIFCDVWAAVDVLCCTASIMSLCVISIDRYIGVSHPLQYPNIVTGRRAILAMLGIWILSLVISIGPLLGWKEPPSPDHTVCVITEEPFYALFSSLGSFYIPLIVILVMYCRVYVVAKRTTRHLEAGVKTETMNSGEITLRIHRGSQMHEDTGCSSRGRAHQGRNSLTVKLLKFSREKKAAKTLGVVVGMFTLCWLPFFLTLPIVSFNVSLRPPDTIFKIIFWLGYFNSCLNPIIYPCYSREFKNAFALILKCRCHHRRRPGWRAYNYQSAHISSIYSRQDSKDSVNYGSYLNGSQRTLSSASPSPSYHSKGLSHFQDDVPRHPRSRTPSVLSESILDHHLEPVEEDPSLRS; translated from the exons ATGATGAAACGACAAAATGAAGATGAAGACTGGGAAACCAGTTTCTTGGATGCCCGTGAATGGTCACCGGTGTTTTACAACTATTCCAACGCGTCAGAGTTAAATGGCACAGGGCACGATCTTCTTGACCTGTCTCGTGCTGTTCCACTCGGTTTGGTTTTGGGAACTTTTATAATCTTCGCTGTGGCTGGAAACATCTTGGTGATACTCTCAGTGGTGTGTTACAGGCACTTAAGAAGTCCAACAAATTATTTAATCGTCAATCTCGCGATCGCCGACCTGCTCCTAGGCACCACCGTGTTACCCGTATCAGCCACATTGGAGATAGTAGGCTACTGGGTCTTTGGGAGGATTTTCTGTGATGTCTGGGCAGCCGTTGATGTGTTGTGCTGCACCGCATCCATTATGAGCCTGTGCGTAATCTCCATTGACCGTTATATCGGAGTGAGCCATCCTCTGCAGTACCCCAATATCGTAACGGGACGCAGAGCTATCCTGGCCATGCTCGGGATCTGGATCCTGTCTCTGGTGATCTCCATTGGACCCCTGCTGGGATGGAAGGAGCCCCCGTCACCGGACCACACGGTGTGCGTAATAACCGAGGAACCCTTTTACGCACTGTTCTCATCACTTGGTTCCTTCTACATTCCTTTAATTGTTATTCTGGTCATGTACTGTCGTGTTTATGTAGTGGCCAAACGCACGACCAGACATTTGGAAGCCGGTGTGAAGACAGAGACGATGAATTCAGGTGAAATAACGTTAAGGATTCACAGGGGTTCGCAGATGCATGAGGACACCGGTTGCTCATCCAGGGGTCGCGCGCATCAGGGGAGGAATTCTCTGACTGTGAAACTTTTGAAGTTTTCGAGGGAGAAGAAGGCAGCTAAAACCTTGGGGGTCGTGGTTGGCATGTTTACGCTGTGCTGGTTACCATTCTTCCTCACATTACCAATTG TCTCATTCAATGTCAGCCTGCGGCCTCCTGACACCATCTTCAAAATCATTTTCTGGCTCGGTTACTTCAACAGCTGCCTGAACCCTATCATCTATCCCTGCTACAGCCGGGAGTTCAAGAACGCTTTCGCCCTCATCCTCAAATGCAGATGTCACCACAGGAGGCGACCGGGTTGGAGAGCTTATAACTACCAGAGTGCACACATCAGCTCCATCTACTCACGGCAAGACTCGAAGGACTCCGTGAACTACGGCAGTTACCTAAATGGAAGCCAAAGGACCCTGTCTTCTGCCAGCCCTAGCCCCAGTTACCACTCAAAAGGTCTGTCGCATTTCCAGGACGATGTACCTCGACACCCCCGGAGCAGGACACCTTCAGTGTTATCTGAGAGTATTTTGGATCATCATCTTGAGCCTGTTGAAGAAGACCCAAGCCTTAGGTCTTAG
- the eif4ea gene encoding eukaryotic translation initiation factor 4E-1A → MATAELENSTNLSISEEEKNDENRQEIVSLEDYIKHPLQNRWALWFFKNDKSKTWQANLRLISKFDTVEDFWALYNHIQLSSNLMSGCDYSLFKDGIEPMWEDERNKRGGRWLITLSKQQRRADLDRFWLETLLCLVGEGFDDHSDDVCGAVVNVRTKGDKIAIWTTDYENKDAVVHIGRVYKERLGVPSKVIIGYQSHADTATKSGSTTKNKFVV, encoded by the exons ATGGCGACTGCTGAACTG gaaaattcaacaaatctaTCAATTTCAGAAGAAGAGAAAAACGACGAAAACAGGCAAGAGATTGTGAGTCTTGAAGATTATATCAAACATCCTCTGCAGAATAG ATGGGCACTTTGgttctttaaaaatgacaaaagcaaaaCATGGCAAGCTAATCTCCGTCTCATCTCAAAGTTTGACACAGTGGAAGACTTCTGGGC GTTATACAATCACATTCAGTTATCAAGTAACTTAATGTCAGGATGTGACTATTCCCTTTTCAAG GATGGCATTGAGCCCATGTGGGAGGATGAGAGAAACAAACGGGGCGGCCGCTGGCTGATCACCCTTTCTAAACAGCAACGTAGAGCAGATCTGGACCGCTTCTGGTTGGAGACG CTTCTGTGCCTTGTGGGGGAAGGATTTGATGACCACAGCGATGATGTCTGCGGTGCAGTCGTCAATGTGCGAACAAAAGGAGACAAAATAGCGATATGGACGACAGACTATGAGAACAAAGATGCTGTCGTACATATAGG GCGTGTTTATAAGGAAAGATTAGGTGTGCCATCAAAGGTCATCATTGGATATCAGTCACATGCAGACACAGCCACCAAAAGTGGATCCACCACCAAGAATAAGTTTGTTGTTTAA
- the adh5 gene encoding alcohol dehydrogenase class-3: MDTTGKVIKCKAAVAWEAGKPLSIEEVEVAPPKAHEVRVKIHATGVCHTDAHTLSGSDPEGMFPVILGHEGAGTVESVGEGVTKFKAGDVVVPLYVPQCGECKFCKNPKTNLCQKIRVTQGQGLMPDKTSRFTCKGKQIFHFMGTSTFSEYTVVADISLAKVDEQAPMDKVCLLGCGISTGYGAALNTAKVEAGSTCAVFGLGAVGLAVIMGCKSLGATRIIGIDINPDKFEIAKKFGATELVNPKDHSKPIQEVLVELTDGGVDYSFECIGNVGIMRAALEACHKGWGTSVIIGVAGAGQEISTRPFQLVTGRTWKGTAFGGWKSVESVPKLVNDYMSKKLMVDEFVTHTLPFTQINEAFDLMHAGKSIRTVLQF, from the exons GTGATTAAATGCAAGGCAGCTGTGGCTTGGGAGGCTGGTAAGCCTCTTTCCATTGAGGAGGTGGAGGTTGCTCCACCCAAGGCCCATGAAGTTAGAGTTAAG ATCCATGCGACAGGTGTGTGCCATACTGATGCACACACCCTGAGCGGAAGTGACCCTGAGGGGATGTTTCCTGTCATCCTGGGACATGAGGGTGCAGGCACTGTCGAGAGTGTTGGAGAAGGGGTCACCAAATTCAAAGCAG GTGATGTTGTAGTTCCACTGTATGTACCCCAGTGTGGAGAATGCAAGTTTTGTAAGAATCCCAAAACCAACCTGTGCCAGAAGATCAG GGTGACCCAGGGTCAGGGTCTGATGCCCGATAAGACCTCCAGGTTCACCTGCAAAGGCAAGCAGATCTTTCACTTTATGGGTACCAGCACCTTCTCCGAGTACACCGTAGTGGCCGACATCTCTCTGGCCAAAGTAGATGAACAAGCTCCTATGGACAAAGTGTGTCTCCTGGGCTGTGGGATCTCTACTGGATATGGAGCTGCCCTCAATACGGCTAAG GTGGAAGCTGGTTCTACATGTGCTGTTTTCGGTTTGGGAGCAGTGGGCCTTGCTGTCATTATGGGCTGCAAGTCACTCGGAGCCACCCGGATTATTGGCATCGACATCAACCCAGACAAGTTTGAAATTGCCAAGAAGTTTGGAGCCACTGAGCTTGTGAATCCCAAGGACCACAGTAAGCCAATTCAGGAGGTGCTGGTGGAGCTGACAGATGGAGGAGTTGACTATTCCTTTGAATGCATCGGAAATGTTGGAATTATG AGAGCTGCTCTTGAGGCATGCCACAAAGGCTGGGGAACCAGTGTCATCATTGGTGTGGCTGGGGCAGGTCAAGAAATCTCAACCCGCCCATTTCAGCTGGTTACAGGGCGTACATGGAAAGGCACAGCTTTTGGTG GCTGGAAGAGTGTGGAAAGTGTTCCTAAGCTTGTGAATGACTACATGAGCAAGAAGCTGATGGTGGATGAGTTTGTCACTCACACTTTGCCCTTTACCCAGATCAATGAGGCCTTTGATCTGATGCATGCTGGGAAGAG TATCCGAACAGTACTGCAGTTCTAA